Proteins found in one Apostichopus japonicus isolate 1M-3 chromosome 16, ASM3797524v1, whole genome shotgun sequence genomic segment:
- the LOC139983667 gene encoding uncharacterized protein isoform X2, with protein MLLEILLLSGAQNIMADRRTNYRTVLADVADELTDEEAKALAIELDVSRGERGKIINGRTLIDVMEKNGLISGNNVDQLLRILKNRRHNVAATKLEDYKKNNITSPESESGDMLLKDKRVEESYLEEGDVTLLRGRMPQVFGWFGFCLEAIGFPRWRTYYSI; from the exons ATGTTACTAGAAATACTTCTTTTAAG TGGTGCACAGAACATTATGGCTGATAGAAGAACGAACTATAGGACTGTGTTAGCAGATGTTGCTGATGAGCTAACCGATGAAGAAGCAAAGGCTTTGGCAATTGAACTAGACGTTTCTCGTGGTGAGCGTGGCAAGATCATTAATGGAAGAACGTTAATTGACGTGATGGAGAAAAATGGGCTGATCTCAGGGAACAACGTAGATCAGTTGTTGAGAATTCTAAAAAATCGACGTCACAATGTTGCTGCAACCAAATTGGAAgactacaaaaaaaataatattacaa GTCCGGAGTCTGAAAGTGGCGATATGTTACTGAAAGATAAACGGGTTGAAGAAAGTTATCTTGAA GAAGGAGATGTCACCCTTCtcagaggcaggatgcctcaggtttttGGATGGTTCGGCTTCTGTCTCGAAGCCATTGGTTTCCCAAGATGGCGGACCTACTACAGTATATAG
- the LOC139983667 gene encoding uncharacterized protein isoform X3: MADRRTNYRTVLADVADELTDEEAKALAIELDVSRGERGKIINGRTLIDVMEKNGLISGNNVDQLLRILKNRRHNVAATKLEDYKKNNITSPESESGDMLLKDKRVEESYLEEGDVTLLRGRMPQVFGWFGFCLEAIGFPRWRTYYSI, translated from the exons ATGGCTGATAGAAGAACGAACTATAGGACTGTGTTAGCAGATGTTGCTGATGAGCTAACCGATGAAGAAGCAAAGGCTTTGGCAATTGAACTAGACGTTTCTCGTGGTGAGCGTGGCAAGATCATTAATGGAAGAACGTTAATTGACGTGATGGAGAAAAATGGGCTGATCTCAGGGAACAACGTAGATCAGTTGTTGAGAATTCTAAAAAATCGACGTCACAATGTTGCTGCAACCAAATTGGAAgactacaaaaaaaataatattacaa GTCCGGAGTCTGAAAGTGGCGATATGTTACTGAAAGATAAACGGGTTGAAGAAAGTTATCTTGAA GAAGGAGATGTCACCCTTCtcagaggcaggatgcctcaggtttttGGATGGTTCGGCTTCTGTCTCGAAGCCATTGGTTTCCCAAGATGGCGGACCTACTACAGTATATAG
- the LOC139983667 gene encoding uncharacterized protein isoform X1 produces MFLDLLTGINEVGAQNIMADRRTNYRTVLADVADELTDEEAKALAIELDVSRGERGKIINGRTLIDVMEKNGLISGNNVDQLLRILKNRRHNVAATKLEDYKKNNITSPESESGDMLLKDKRVEESYLEEGDVTLLRGRMPQVFGWFGFCLEAIGFPRWRTYYSI; encoded by the exons ATGTTCTTGGATCTATTAACTGGAATCAATGAAGT TGGTGCACAGAACATTATGGCTGATAGAAGAACGAACTATAGGACTGTGTTAGCAGATGTTGCTGATGAGCTAACCGATGAAGAAGCAAAGGCTTTGGCAATTGAACTAGACGTTTCTCGTGGTGAGCGTGGCAAGATCATTAATGGAAGAACGTTAATTGACGTGATGGAGAAAAATGGGCTGATCTCAGGGAACAACGTAGATCAGTTGTTGAGAATTCTAAAAAATCGACGTCACAATGTTGCTGCAACCAAATTGGAAgactacaaaaaaaataatattacaa GTCCGGAGTCTGAAAGTGGCGATATGTTACTGAAAGATAAACGGGTTGAAGAAAGTTATCTTGAA GAAGGAGATGTCACCCTTCtcagaggcaggatgcctcaggtttttGGATGGTTCGGCTTCTGTCTCGAAGCCATTGGTTTCCCAAGATGGCGGACCTACTACAGTATATAG